ACTAATTCTGTATCGCTCATTCCAGAAAGTCCCGTTTGGATCGGTTTCCAGTAACGGAAGCCATAACTTTCTGCATACTTCGCCATAAATAGACAGGAAAAAAAAGTTTTCCCTATATCCGTTCCGGTTCCTGCAACGTAAAAAGCTTGGCCCATACGGATCAAGTTTTATCAATTCTTGGCCCCGTCTATCCGATTTATATAAGAGAGGCTCTATGCAACTTCCCCTTTGGAAATCCATTCTCAAACGTGACGAAAATCCGATAACGGAGATTTCACATTTTTTACGCGAAACTGCTATCTTCGAAGGTATGTCTCGCAGGACTTTACGTGAAGTCGCGAGGCTGATTCACAAACGTAAGTATTATGCTGGCGAAACCATTTTCTACCAAGGGCAAGCTGGAACCGGTGTGTATTTGATCTTACAAGGTAAGGTGGAAATTTTTTCCGAAAGAGAAGGAGTAACCTTAAAGCTCGCCGAACTAGAGAAAGGTGCTTTTTTTGGTGAACTTGCCCTCTTCCAGGATTTTCCAAGGTCTGCAACTGCAGTTGCCCTCGTAGATTCTATTCTACTCGGTTTTTTCCAACCAGAATTAAAAACTCTTTTAGAAACGAAACCAAGAGTTGGAAACGATCTTCTCCTCAGTTTTGCATCAATCATTGCAGATAGACTTCGCAAAACAAACGATACATTAGAAGCGGCTTACTTCAAAAGTAAAAAAAATAAAACCAAATGAATTTAAAAGAATTCAATCTATCATCTCTTATCTTAAGAAGTGCTTTTTTTGGTCTCATCGCACTAACTGTTTTGATTGGAGTTGTGGGAGTCAAATTTTTGGCCATCCCGCTACTTATTTCAGGAATCCATTTTTATATCTTCCATGGGATTGTGGATTATTTTGAATCAAGAGGAATTCATAGAGCCATTACAATCATTTTCATTTTTACAATTCTGATTGCTGGTGCTTATTGGTTTTTAGCTTTTTATTTACCCAACCTTTTCGAAAAAGCTCAGCCAATTGTTTCAGAATGGTCTATGAAGATGGATGATCCCAACTTTCAGTTGTTAGATTTCAATAAACTTCCCGTTGTTTCTCAAAATCCAGAGTTATGGAAAAAAATCATTCATCCAGAAGAAGTCGCAAAAATGGCCACAACCAATTTGGAGGAATTTCTGCGAAGTCTCGTTGTAATGATCCCAACATTTATTAGTTGGATGATTATCATTCCAATCATCAGTTTCTTTTTGTTATTAGATGCAAATTTAATTTATAAAACAGTAATCAGTTTTATTCCCAACAGATTTTTTGAAATGTTTCTGATGGTTTTTTATAGAATGAACCAACAGATAACAAGTTACTTAAAAAGTTTAGTGATTCAATGCGGGATTATGGCAATTGTTGCTTCCATTGGTTTTTATATCGTGGGAGTTAAATTTTTTATTCTTTTTGGAGTGTTTTTAGGAGTAGCCAATTCTATCCCTTATCTTGGCCCATTAGTAGGAGCCATTCCACCAATTCTATTTTCTATCCTCTTTCCCGAGATGTCACCGTCTATTGGTTCCATCGCCTCTGTCGTCGTTGTTGCTCAATTAGTGGATAATGCCATAGTGCAACCAGTGGTGATCGCTAACGCAGTTTCTCTCCATCCTTTGGCAATTTTAATTGGGATTGCTGTGGGAGGAAATTTCTTTGGTATTTTTGGGATGTTATTAGCCATTCCAGTATTATCTATTCTCAAAGTAACGATTGGAATTTTATACCACGCACTAAAAGAACACCAAATCATTTAATCGAATTTGAAGATGAAAGATTTGAGTGTTTTTTAGTTTATTCTTCTCGTTTGTTCCACTTACCCATTTCTGAAAATACAATTCCGAAAAGGGTAAGTCCGGAGCCAACGGCTCCTACCATTTCCAATCTCTCACCTAATACTAAATAAGCGAGAAAGAAAGAAAAAACAGGCTCCAAACTATAGAGTAGTCCCGCTCTTGCCGGTGGAACAGCTTTTTGGTATCTAGCTTGAATCTGAGTTGTGAATATCGTAGCAAAGATAGAAGTATATAAAATTCCGATCCAAAACTTCAAATCAAACTGAATGGAAATTTGTTGGTTTAAAAAAATAGATTCAACAGGAAATAAGGTAGTAGATACAATCGCAATCAGCAAAATCTCAAAAGAAACGAGAATCTGTGTAGGAATTTTTTTACTAAAAATATCAATAAGGATGATGTAAATAGCAAAGAAAAAAGCGCCTATCAATGTCAGTCCATCACCATAACCAAATCCAACTGTCTTAGTGATCTCTTCGTAAGACTTTCCATTTTGTGAAATCAAAAACAAACCAATCACTACAATCAAAACAGCAACCCAAGTGCGAAGTGATGGTAACTTTCGTTCGATAACTATTTGTAACAAAGGTACAAATATTACATAAGCACCGGTCATAAACCCCGACTGTGTCGCAGTGGTATACACAAGACCTATGGTTTGGAAAGCATATCCCAAAAGAGCAGAACATGCCACAAAGAAGGCTGGAAGAATGTAATCCCACCTTCGGTTTTCTTTTGAAAACAAAGTCTTACGGTAGAGGAGTAAGGTAATGATTCCAGCTAACCAAAATCGGACCGCTAAAAATAAGAAGGGAGGCACCGAATCGAGTGCAAGTTTGATGACCACAAAGGTTCCACCCCAAAGAATGGCCGCAATCACCAAAAAGAGTTCCGGAGTGAAGATCCTGGACATATGTGCCAATCTCAAAGGAAGAAAGGTCCAGAGCAAGGAAAAGATGAATAGGAAATTTAGAATCCGAAAACCACAGACCGGAACCACTCTCAGTTGGGAGATTTATTTTCCACCTGGTACAGCCACACAAGTGGGCGAAAGAATCAAAGAAATTTTGAGTTCGGTACCATTGCCAAACCAACCAGAACCAAGCGTTCGTATCTTTTCGGAAAAAATCAAATTAGAAAATACAAACTCTCACCAAATCACCTATCTTTTGTTTCATGGTCTCTTCTTGCGGGACATACGTTTGGTCATTGCAAGGACAAAGGATTGGGACAGTTCTGCCGAAGTAAGAGAAGAAGAATGGGACAGGATTTTAACAGAGGCTGTTTCCATTGCAAAACCCTTATTCAATGATCCTGAAGTAAAATTTTATGAAATTAAAGAGAACCTTCATATCAGTTACTTTGAAGATGAAATTACTGTTTCTCTTTCAATTCTTGGAGAGCCAGGTTACAAACGCGGGATTAAAGCAAACTTCCCTACCAGTGCTCCTGTTCCAGAAGACCTTAGCCAAATTCTTATCCAACAATGTTTTGAAATTTTTTTAGTTCCCAAAGAATCTGTATCTGCCTTATACATTCCCTTTGCCGGCACCTTGACATTTGCCACAGAATGGGCGTTACAATCCGAAAAAATCCCACTCCTATCTTTACCAAGAGAGTTTCTATTCAAACGAATGGTTTTGTTTCCCGATAAATCATTGGATCACTACAACAAGAAACTAAAACTTTCTTTGCCTTCCACTTCTTATTCCACTCCCATAGTCATCCAAGACACTGACCCCGCGTTAGAAAATTATTGGTTAGAGGAGTTCAAACGTTGGAGAAAAATAATACAAATAACCAATTGGGATCATAGCATTTCAGATTTTTTTAGAACTTTTCCTGTTTTGCCAGAAGCCGAAGAAGAAACTTCCCACTATTTTCTTCCACTAAACCCTCCCTATGGACTACGAAAAAATGAAAGAACTGAGTCAGAAGAAAAACTATATCAAAAAATTGGAAAACGATTAGAAGAACTTTTAAAACTCACCAAAAATAGTCCAAAGCTCATTGGATTTGTTCTTTGTCCTACTGAGGAAAAATGGAGTGATTGTATGCGAGAGTTAAGAAACTTTTCAAAAAAAACAATCCATGTCACTCATGGCGGAATCGACTTACGAGTATTATACTTTCATTCGGAGGGGAGAGTTGAAAGACGTACAAATTGAACCTGGATGGAAAGAAGTCCTACAATCGGAATTTGAAAAACCTTATTTTGCTAAATTACGAGAATGGGTAAAGGAAGAATACAAATCCAAAATCATTTACCCTCCCGCAAAATTAATCTTCAATGCCTTTGACTCTTGCCCTTTTGACAATGTAAAAGTAGTCATCCTCGGACAAGACCCTTACCATGGACCAGGACAAGCCCATGGCCTTTGTTTTTCTGTAAACGATGGAGTTCCGTTTCCCCCTTCACTACAAAATATCTTCAAAGAAATTGCCGATGATCTGCAAAAACCCATTCCAAAGTCGGGAAACTTAACCCATTTAGCAAACCAAGGAGTACTCCTTTTGAATGCGACTCTCACTGTTCAAAAGGACAAAGCAGGATCTCATCAAAACAAAGGTTGGGAAGAGTTTACCGATGCTGCTATTCGAATATTAGCAGAAAAAAAAACAAACATCGTATTTTTATTATGGGGATCCTTTGCCGGGAAAAAAGAAACACTAATTCCACCAAACAAACATTTGGTTTTAAAATCAGCACATCCATCCCCTCTTTCCGCTTACCGAGGATTTTTAGGAAACAAACATTTTTCAAAAACTAACGAATACTTAATTTCACAAGGAAAAGAACCCATTGACTGGTAACGAAAAAAAAGGGTATTTCTTTGTATTTTTGACAGGAGTATTTTTTGCTCTTGAAGTCATTGGATTTAAAGAAATTTTTCGAAACTACAATATAGAGCCAGAGATTGCTGCGCTCTTTGGAGTTGGATTTGCTTTTATCATTGTCACTCCCTACTTTCTAACCTCTAAAAGAAGAAGATCCAAGGTAATCATCACTGTCAGGCGAGATGGAATTGTTCTTACGTTGGGAACCATCTCCAATGCCTTTGGAATTGTTTTGTATTACTACGCTCTAAAACAAACTGATTTAGGACCAGCAGCGATCCTTATCAAAACTACTGTATTATATAATGTAATGCTCGGAGTTTTATTCCTTGGAGAAAGACTAAAGCAAATAGAAATTTTTGGTATCGCTATTGCGATTCTCGGAATTTATATGATCTCCACATTAGAAGGACAAATCAAAATTATATCTGCCTTTTGTATTTTACTCAGTGCCTTTCTATTTGCGATTCAAAGTTATATGATTAAAAAATATGTTCCCGAAATTTTAGGTCTAGAATATGCATACTTACGTCTTTTACTATTAAGTGTATTTTTCTTTCTTTATTCATTGTGGATCGGAAGTTTTCAAATTCCAGATATTTCTATCATTGTGATCCTTGGGTTATTTTCATTACTTGGATATTTTTTAGGAAGAGCATTCTACTTTGAAGCGCATAATTATCTGCCCATTAGTAAACTGAATGCAACACTTCTGATCGAACCTATATTTTTAATGTTTGTGGGAATTCTTTTTATGAAGGAACCTATTGACAGTCAAAAACTTGCTGGTGCAGGAATCATTCTCACTGGACTATATCTAATTGTATTTCACAGACAAAAGGCAAAACCATGAGAGAACTTCCAAAAATCCTCACTGATTTAGAAATCCAAAATTTACTTCAAACGGAAGATGATTGGAAACTAGAAACCAACGAAGGAATTTCTTTTTTTACTTTTTACAAAGAATTTAAAAACTTTAATGAGGCTTTTGTTTTCATCACAAAACTAGCATTAGTTTCAGAAAAATTAGACCACCACGCAGAAATTTGGAATGAATACAACAAGGTTCGTCTGAAACTGTTCACCCATGAAACAAACTCCCTTACAACAAAAGATAAAGATTGGATCACCCAAGTAATGGTATAAAAAAAGCCGGGGTTGGAATCCAACACCGGCTTTTGACTTATCAGTAAAGAACTGATTAAATCTCGATTTTGTAACCTACGCGGTAAGTTTGTCCACCGATAACCACTGGGTAAGCAACCCAAGGAGCAAGAGCAGAAGCTCCACCGATAGATTGAACTCCACCCACTCCCATTCCTGCGGAAAGGATAGTTTCGAGTTCAAAGAAAAGGTGACCTTTGTCAGTGATTTTTGTTTGCGCACCCACTAACCAGTTTAAGCCGATTCCGCTTGCGCCGAAACGAACGTTTTCTTTATGAATTCCTGGGTTTGGAGCATCACTAAGTAAAGATCCTCCTGGTCCAAGAAGTCCCGGAGCAAAAGTTTGAAGTCCTGGGTTGTTGATAGTTCCAGAAACTCCCCACCATCCTTGGAAGTAGTTCACACCAGCACCAACGTAAACAGCAGTGTCGTTAGCAGCGTTGTAAAGTTTGATACCTAGGTAAGTTGGAACAGTCCAAGCAGTGTAATGCCACTCTTGGTCTAACCATTTGTAACCCATAACTGTAGAAGAAGTATCACCACCAGCGATTTTGGTAGTGTAGTTTACGTTGATTCTCCAAAAAAGGCTATTGATTCCAAAGATCCCTTCTTTTTCATAACCTACGTTAACGTTACCACCCACCATTGCGCCATTAGTTTTTGCTCCAACAGCACCACCAGTAGTTCTCTTTAAGCTGATCAGAGTGTTTTCTGAATAAATTGCTTTTTGAAGGGAACCAGTAGGTTGACCTGTAGAGGATAACTGTGGGTTTCTTGAATCGAGACCATCTTTTGTAATGGTTCCACCGAGTTGAGCAAGGTCAAATTGTGCTCCAAGACCGATCATAAAATAAGAACGAGGACCAGATTGTGCGCTTAAGCTACCAGCTAAGCACAAAAGTAAGAACCCCATCATTCCAAAACGTAGAGATTTCAGCATGCGATGATTACTCCTTAGTGAGTTTTTCCTGAATTTTTTTTCGTACCTGTGGACAAACGAATGCAAGTGAGCAGTCGTTCATACCGACAATTGCAATGAAACTAGTCGTTCTTCTAGGATTTGTCAAATAAAATTGTTAAATCTAAACGAAAATTGTGTTAAATGTGGTAATTCCAATGAGTCTAATGCCGTCTAAACAACTTTTCCTTATTTGCAGATTGTTTTTACTATTTGTTCTGTTTTCAAGCGATCAGTTTGCGCGGGAGCGAAAGGTCATTCGTTTTTCAGGCGAATTGATGCATTGGGATGCAGTCGGGCCCGAACCTCAGTTTCGTTTCCTCGATAGCACAAGCCTCCGAGAAAAAACCATCTATTGTGATGCTGAAACCATGCGTTTGGTCCTTGGAAACCAGTCTTTTGAAAAACACCATATTGAAGGAAAAGCCACCCAACTGAATCCCACCTCCGATATTTGGCTTTGTGTAGGACGCCCCCATATTTTCCAAAAGTACCAGGTTTCGGTAAGTTCCCCTGCATCCCAGTCCAAACGGATCCAAGGCCAAGTGATTGAATCCGATGGTGAAACGGGTCAAATTGTTTACCTAGTCCGTGGAAAACGTTCCTATTTGACCATTGAGCCTGCTTTGGCAAAGGAAATGGCGGAAGCCCTCTCTAAAATGCAAACGGTAGAAATCAATGGAGAATACCGCTATGACAGGATAAAACGTTATTACACAAAAGATTGATGAATTTTTGTTCGTCATTAGGGCCCGATTCTTTGGAATGGATTTGATGCAGGCTTTTTTAGTTTTAGCAAACGGAACGGTCATGAAGGGCCGATCCTTCGGTGCAAATAAGAATTCCATTGGTGAGGTGGTCTTTAACACCTCTATGGCAGGTTATCAGGAAATCATTACTGATCCCTCCTACAAAGGCCAACTGGTGACCCTCACTTATCCCATGATTGGGAATTACGGTATCAATCCAGACGATATGGAATCCGATCGGATCCAAGCTTCGGGTCTGATTGTCAAAGAATACGTGAAACGACCTTCCAACTTCCAATCCAAAGAAACACTAAGTGAGTTTTTAATTCGGTTTGGGGTCCCTGCCATTGAAGGAATCGATACCCGTAAACTAACGCGCATGATACGCAATTCAGGTGCCATGTCTTGTGGTATTTTTATCAGCGAAACTTATGAAGATTCCTTTCTCGAGGCAGTAAAAAACGCTCCATCCATGGAAGGACAAGACTTAGCCCAAGTTGTCACGTGTGAAAAACCGTATGAATACGGAGCACATTCTCCTAGTAAATTCAAACTGGCGGTCTACGACTTCGGGATCAAACGCAATATACTAAAACTTTTGGATGCAGCCGGATTCAATGTCCATGTTTATCCTGCAAAAACAAAGGCGGAAGATTTACTGAAAGAAGGTTTTGATGCCTATTTCCTTTCTAATGGTCCAGGTGATCCTGCTCCATTAGATTATGCCATTGCTTCAGCAAAGGCCATTATGGAGGCAAAAAAGCCACTCTTTGGAATTTGTTTAGGCCACCAAATCATAGGCCTTGCTCTTGGGAAAAAGACAGCCAAACTTAAGTTTGGTCACCGTGGTGGGAACCATCCTGTCCGAAACGAAGAAACAGGGAAAATTGAAATCACATCCCAAAACCATGGGTTTCATGTATTAGGTGAATCAACTAGTGAGATGCCAATCACGAGGATCAATTTATTTGACCAAACGGTAGCCGGTCTAAAAATCGCAGGCCTTCCTGTGATGGCAGTCCAATACCACCCAGAAGCATGCCCTGGTCCCCATGACTCAGCCTATCATTTCCAAGAATTTTATACTATGGTAGAATCCTCTAAATCGTAAGATTTGGTAAAAAAGTGAGGCAATTCATGTCATACAACGAAGATAAAAATTTTTGGGGAATCCCATACGGAACCGAAATCACTGCAGAAGCATTTGTAAAAGACATTTGGGATCCAAGTACTGAAGAAATTCTAACACCAAAACAATTTTTTGGTCTTGGTTGGGGAATCAACCTACATGCCCTGGGACGTAGAGTGGGCGTGATCAAATAGAACCTTTTTTAACATCTTTGCAAACGCATCTCTTCCTTTTTGGTTGAGGTGCGTCAGATCTGCAAAATACTGATAGTCATCTAAAAACACAGATTTAAAATCAAAAACTACCACCTTCTTCTTGTTAGGATCGGTTGTAATTGCCCTGAAAAACATATCAGCTACAAAGTTTGCATTTGTTTGCATCATATCCTTTTCCATCTTTGGAGAAAATGGGATTCGCAAAATAACTACATCTAGATTCCGTTTTTCCCACAATCGCAAACATTCCCACCATATTTGCATAGAAAGATCTCGTTTACCTGCCAAAACCTGTGTGTTTAAGTTTGAAAATTCTTCCGATTCTTTTAAAGTCGGATCTTCACCGATAAACTTCCAAACCCAAGATCCTTGGTTTTTTGTCATACTGTCTTGAATAAACTTAAATTCTTGTTTCCTTCGCGGGACATCTGTTTGAGCGATGGGGTCATAAACCAAACGATTTAGATTAGAGCTGAGTCCGAAATAAGGAAATACAGAAATAATCAATTTCCAACTAAAATCAGTTAGGTTAGAAAAATACGCCTTTTGTAACAAAGGATGAGTGATTGTATGAGAGGAAAAATTTCCAAATGAATAGAACAATTGTCTGCTGGCATCAGTTACAGAGTTTTTACTGGTATTTAACGGAGAAAGATTTACATAAACTTTTTTTAATTTAGGAAGTTTGTATACCACATCCAAAGAGTCGGCAAGAATTCCCTCTGGTTGTTGGCTGGGTTTGGGAAGGTATAAAACCTCTTCCACTAACACTCCTTCTAATTCGGCAATCAGATCGGGTGATATGCCACTGACAATTTGACTATCACCTATTACCAACACCTTTGCTTCATTGAATATCTTTCGTTTATTTGCAAAATACCAATAGGAAGAAGTAGTTTCACAAAATGGTACAACCCACTCTAAACTAATGTGCATAAATAGAGAAAGGATGGTCAGAGTGATTATTAGAAAACGGATCTTCATCATGGTCATTAAAACTGAAAATAGAAAAAATCCTGTTTCCCAAAAGGAGAAAATAAGGAAAACCAAAGAAACAAAATAAAGAACATCAAAAGAAATGGATAAGGTTTCGATGAAATAAAAAAGGTGGGACGTTCCGTTTGTAATCTCTCTTGCCAAAAATCAAATGCAAGTAAAGGGATCGAAGTGAGAAGGATCATCAAAGGAATAGAAGATATCTCTGGAAGATGAGATAAATTACCAATGATTAACTTTGTTTCTGAAGGAGAATGAATGCGAAATAAAAGAAGTCCTAAAGAAAAAGTATAAAAGGTTAAAATCGTTCCTAAAATGGATTGAAGGCGACTATTCTCTTTTACAAATCCATACTGTTTTAAACAACGATATAGGACCAAACAAAGTCCCAAATACACTCCCCAAATAACAAAACCGTAACCTGCCCCATGCCAAATTCCCGCCAAAAACCATACAATCATTAGGTTTGCATTTTCCCGAAAGAAACCATGCCTATTACCACCTAACCTAATGTAAACGTAATCACGCAACCAAGTGGAAAGGGAAATATGCCATTTGGACCAAAATTCTGATGGATTTGAAGAAAAAAATGGGCGTTTAAAATTATTCATCAAACGAAAACCCATCATTTCTGCAAGGCCCATGGCACAAAGGGAATAACCAAAAAAGTCTGCATAAACTTGAAATGCTATCACTGGAGCCACAACCCATAAAATTCCTGGTTCCAAAGTTTCAAATGATAAGGCATGAATTTCCACATACCTGGAGAATGGATCGGCAATCGTGGACTTAATAAAAACCCCCCAAATAAAAAGGGAGACCCCATTCCAAATATTTTCACTTGCGATTGTTTGTTTAGATTCTATTTGTGGAATGAGATTACCCGGTCTCTCGATTGGACCAAGTAACAATAGAGGGAAAAACAAATCATAGATGGCAAATGTAAAGAAGTTCTTACATGGCAAAATGCGTCCATCGTAAACCTCAATCAAATAACTGATGTTGTGAAAGGTATAAAAAGAAATCCCAATGGGTAACAAAATTTCCGGTTTCCATTCCAATCCAGGGAAACCAAAGCCAATCTTTAAATCAGAGAACAACTCCCAAGCAAAAACAAAATACTTAAAAACTCCCAAATACAACAAATTGGAAGTTACACCGAATACAAAAAAAATTTTACGTTTACTACTTACAATTGAAGAAAGATATCGCGCCAAACTATAATTAAATACTACTGAGATTAACAATAATACTGTTGCATTCAAATTCCATTGTGAATAGAAATAAATTCCGAAAAGCAAAAGTAAATGTTTTCTGATCCTATCCGAAACAAAATAATAGATTAGATAAAAAAATACAAAATGAGAGAGAAAGGAAATGGAGTTAAATAACACGAGTCGTTACTTAGGCTTCTTCAACCATTTCCAAAAATTGGTTTTTATCCTTCGTGTCATTCGGATAGGATAAATTTAAAACTCTAAAAGTTGCGCGAAAAGATCCAATAATGGCTTCTTCTTTTTTTGCAAAGGACGATTTGATTTTTTTGATCACAACATCTGTTTCTTCTTTATCCTTGCCATGAAGAACCATTGCAAACTTGCCTTGTCCAACGCGGGTAAAAAAGTCCAACTCCCCGATATGATCCATCATAGTTTTGCGTAAAGCATCCGCATAACGAGCAAATGTTCCAGCTCCGACCAAATGAACCATTCTGGAAACATTTTGAATTTTAAATAAAGAAACAGTAAAATTTAAATTCATTTGTGAAGCTTTTTCAATTTCACTCAAAATTCGAGACTCTAATGGATTGAATGGATTTCTAAACAATGCTTCTTTTTCTTGCAAGATAAGAAGATTGGCAAAAACGGGTGCGGAGGTTTCAAGTAAAGCGACGGCAACATCTCTTGTTGTATCAGTCCAAGTAGATCCAGTTGAGTGCACAATGACCATACCTACAAGCCAATTCAAATTGATGATTGGAAGGATTGTAAATTCACTCATGATTCCCAATTCATCATTTGTAAAAATTGATTTTAATTCGGAATCTTCTCTAAAGTTTTCCAATTTATAAACGCCTGGAACGTTCGAAACCATTCCGACGATATCAGAGTCTTTACTTAGTTTAAAGTCTTTGGCACGTTCAGGTAAAATAAAATTGGAACCAAACACGATATAGTCGGATCTAGTTTCAGAATCTAATACTAAGAATGAGAATTGTTTTACACCCAGCTTGTTTTTAATATTATCAACTAGAAGATCGTAAGCTTCATCCATTTTGCGAACACGTGCAAAATCACGAGCTGATTGCAAAACAGATTCATTAATTTCAATGACTTCTTTTGCTTGAACTAAATTGTCATTCATTTGCTCAAACTCAGATACTCTTTCAAACACAGAACCGGCAATATCGCCGACAATTTTTGCAAATTCTAAGTCATCAGTGATGTATTCTTCGCCATTGATTAGTTTTCCAAGTGACAATACGCCAAAACACTTTTGACCATGCCGAATGGGAACAAGGATTTCAGAACCCATATCATTTAATAACTTTAACTCTCGATTGGGTAACCGTGAGGATTTAAATTCCCCTGCATAAATAACAGTTTCTGAATCGGAAATTCGAGAATAAATTTCATCATTTGGAGAAAGGTACCAACTGTCTTTTGATTGGATCCCTTGTGCAGCAACTGCTTCCCATTTAGGATTTTTAGGGTTTGTAGAAGTAAGGACCACCACTGAATTACAACCGACTTGTCCAATCAAACTATAAACTAAATTATCAAAATAATCAGAGAACTCTTTGGAAGAAGCGATTTCCTTTGTGATTTCAAAGATAGCTTGGTAGTTTTCGATGCGTTTTTTAGAAGCCAGATGATATGACATAGGAGCAGTTCCAAAATCTGATTCATCGTCAAAAAGTACGTCTTCTCCAATGGGAGCTGGATCTTCTTTTGTGGGTCTAAGCGGTTGTTTTGCTGCTTCTTTTTTAGCATCATTCTCCCACTCATCAAAAATATTGACTTCTGGAAGTGGAGCATCTGGTTCCGAAATATCATCATGAAAGTCACGGTCAACCAAATCATCATCTAACTCTGATTTGTTTGCAGTAGGGAGTTTTGGTTCTTCCAGTGATGGTTCTAGATTTATTTCTGGTAGTTCTGAATCTTCTGAGATTTCTTCTGGAGTCGGCTCGTCAAAAGAAGGTAAATCAAAATCTAAATCAGGTTCTTCTAATGCCTCTGGTTCCGAATCTTCATCTGAAATGGGTTGGTAGTCGCTCGGGCCGTCATCCAAATCATTTTCTAATTGCGGAAGTGGATTCTCATCCCAAGTATCATCCGCTAACTCACCAAAGTC
This portion of the Leptospira terpstrae serovar Hualin str. LT 11-33 = ATCC 700639 genome encodes:
- a CDS encoding MBOAT family O-acyltransferase; translation: MLFNSISFLSHFVFFYLIYYFVSDRIRKHLLLLFGIYFYSQWNLNATVLLLISVVFNYSLARYLSSIVSSKRKIFFVFGVTSNLLYLGVFKYFVFAWELFSDLKIGFGFPGLEWKPEILLPIGISFYTFHNISYLIEVYDGRILPCKNFFTFAIYDLFFPLLLLGPIERPGNLIPQIESKQTIASENIWNGVSLFIWGVFIKSTIADPFSRYVEIHALSFETLEPGILWVVAPVIAFQVYADFFGYSLCAMGLAEMMGFRLMNNFKRPFFSSNPSEFWSKWHISLSTWLRDYVYIRLGGNRHGFFRENANLMIVWFLAGIWHGAGYGFVIWGVYLGLCLVLYRCLKQYGFVKENSRLQSILGTILTFYTFSLGLLLFRIHSPSETKLIIGNLSHLPEISSIPLMILLTSIPLLAFDFWQERLQTERPTFFISSKPYPFLLMFFILFLWFSLFSPFGKQDFFYFQF
- a CDS encoding GAF domain-containing protein; this encodes MGLLDRAEEIKKTSGSSTPNSLTNTKDRPSLLKKAEHFREETVPQKKESVPVADSDSEWLDDSFPDALATEIGDLPSPDGEEEFDLSDIPELTDADFGELADDTWDENPLPQLENDLDDGPSDYQPISDEDSEPEALEEPDLDFDLPSFDEPTPEEISEDSELPEINLEPSLEEPKLPTANKSELDDDLVDRDFHDDISEPDAPLPEVNIFDEWENDAKKEAAKQPLRPTKEDPAPIGEDVLFDDESDFGTAPMSYHLASKKRIENYQAIFEITKEIASSKEFSDYFDNLVYSLIGQVGCNSVVVLTSTNPKNPKWEAVAAQGIQSKDSWYLSPNDEIYSRISDSETVIYAGEFKSSRLPNRELKLLNDMGSEILVPIRHGQKCFGVLSLGKLINGEEYITDDLEFAKIVGDIAGSVFERVSEFEQMNDNLVQAKEVIEINESVLQSARDFARVRKMDEAYDLLVDNIKNKLGVKQFSFLVLDSETRSDYIVFGSNFILPERAKDFKLSKDSDIVGMVSNVPGVYKLENFREDSELKSIFTNDELGIMSEFTILPIINLNWLVGMVIVHSTGSTWTDTTRDVAVALLETSAPVFANLLILQEKEALFRNPFNPLESRILSEIEKASQMNLNFTVSLFKIQNVSRMVHLVGAGTFARYADALRKTMMDHIGELDFFTRVGQGKFAMVLHGKDKEETDVVIKKIKSSFAKKEEAIIGSFRATFRVLNLSYPNDTKDKNQFLEMVEEA